The proteins below are encoded in one region of Microbacterium pygmaeum:
- a CDS encoding ROK family protein, which translates to MAKESTLRFGAQTDEVTSLLRIVNMVRAGDAATRPEIGRVTGLGRGVVTQRVDQAIEMGYLEDGEFGPSSGGRAPRTLRFRSGRGRIVVCALGALHIHVGVAMLEGDILEQSHRAWDIARGPAETLDTALAMIDEVLARTPDVPVWGVSVGIPGPVDFHSGRPVAPPIMPGWNGFDIRRRFEERYEAPVWVDNDVNLLALNERSRRRDESLDLIYCKVGSGIGAGLLSQGRIHRGANGAAGDIGHVRVAGSDALCRCGKIGCLEAVAGGWALVRDAEVAVADGAAGVLAARTREGEPLTPEAIARAAENGDALAISLIQQCARVVGESIAALVNMFNPGTIVIGGAVVGAGEVFLAEVRQRVYELSLPLATRDLAIVQSQNDLREPLRGGAEMVREQLFDATFPRWFADGRPTTAAIHPAG; encoded by the coding sequence ATGGCAAAAGAGTCCACCCTGCGCTTCGGCGCGCAGACCGACGAGGTGACGAGCCTCCTGCGGATCGTGAACATGGTCCGCGCCGGTGACGCGGCCACTCGCCCCGAGATCGGCAGGGTCACAGGTCTCGGCCGGGGCGTGGTCACCCAGCGGGTCGACCAGGCGATCGAGATGGGGTACCTCGAGGACGGCGAGTTCGGACCGTCTTCGGGCGGGCGCGCACCGCGCACCCTGAGGTTCCGCAGCGGTCGCGGACGCATCGTCGTCTGCGCCCTCGGCGCGCTGCACATCCACGTCGGCGTCGCCATGCTCGAGGGCGACATCCTCGAGCAGTCGCACCGGGCGTGGGACATCGCACGAGGACCGGCCGAGACGCTCGACACGGCGCTCGCCATGATCGACGAGGTCCTCGCCCGCACACCCGATGTGCCGGTGTGGGGCGTGTCGGTCGGCATCCCCGGTCCGGTCGATTTCCATTCGGGCAGACCCGTCGCCCCGCCGATCATGCCCGGCTGGAACGGATTCGACATCCGGCGCCGATTCGAGGAGCGGTACGAGGCGCCGGTCTGGGTGGACAACGACGTGAACCTGCTCGCGTTGAACGAGCGCTCCCGACGCCGCGACGAGTCGCTCGACCTCATCTACTGCAAGGTCGGCTCGGGCATCGGCGCCGGGCTGCTCTCCCAAGGCCGCATCCATCGTGGGGCGAACGGCGCGGCGGGCGACATCGGGCACGTTCGCGTCGCCGGGTCGGACGCGCTCTGCCGCTGCGGCAAGATCGGATGCCTCGAGGCGGTCGCCGGCGGCTGGGCACTCGTGCGCGATGCAGAGGTCGCCGTCGCGGACGGCGCCGCGGGCGTGCTCGCGGCGCGAACGCGCGAGGGCGAGCCGCTCACGCCGGAGGCGATCGCACGCGCGGCCGAGAACGGCGATGCCCTCGCGATCTCGTTGATCCAGCAATGCGCCCGCGTGGTCGGCGAGTCGATCGCCGCGCTGGTCAACATGTTCAATCCCGGCACCATCGTCATCGGCGGCGCGGTGGTGGGCGCCGGCGAGGTGTTCCTCGCCGAGGTGCGCCAGCGGGTGTACGAGCTGTCACTTCCCCTCGCCACGCGCGATCTGGCGATCGTCCAGTCGCAGAACGATCTGCGCGAACCACTGCGAGGCGGAGCGGAGATGGTGCGAGAGCAGCTGTTCGATGCGACGTTCCCCCGCTGGTTCGCCGACGGTCGGCCGACGACGGCCGCCATACATCCGGCCGGGTAG